One region of Permianibacter fluminis genomic DNA includes:
- a CDS encoding SIR2 family protein, which translates to MDKPAAPVPPPLAAPAAVSTSEKLMFFGPESDAWKDLKPDVPTGAEKASEERIIAAAKTAREELKNLLLSSLQMQHVIVLAGSGTSLGPVTKGPSMRTLWECCVNANPGAGSAARTVSPAAAKVIAEIGYDIAAEKENIEALLSRCEAYLQVKGSKEVTAFITASKQVILEKCSEFIDPADANQLAAHRTFLHRLSRRRVRDSRLKLFTTNYDLCFETAAGRQGLVVLDGFSFTQPRQFDPRFFLYDIVRRPTTGDDAGTPLEGVFHIYKLHGSVNWSRKTENEIEVEPKPTPDLACLIYPAKGKYQQSYVQPHLELVSQYFSALREPNTCLIVTGFGFNDDHLSEPILAAVRTNPHLRLIVVNPFADDLTARPKEKNKYWETLFSLAKQGEDVWLVNANFGDFAEMIPDLKSLTPAQRLTRDIKLLADSK; encoded by the coding sequence ATGGATAAGCCAGCTGCACCAGTTCCGCCGCCACTTGCTGCACCTGCTGCGGTTTCAACGTCGGAAAAGCTAATGTTCTTCGGGCCTGAATCAGATGCCTGGAAGGATTTGAAACCGGATGTTCCAACCGGAGCCGAAAAGGCAAGTGAGGAAAGAATCATTGCCGCTGCGAAAACGGCTAGAGAAGAGCTCAAGAACTTATTGCTCTCGTCTCTCCAAATGCAGCATGTCATTGTGCTTGCAGGTAGTGGCACATCGCTTGGCCCGGTTACCAAAGGACCATCTATGCGGACCCTTTGGGAGTGTTGCGTGAATGCGAACCCAGGAGCAGGGTCAGCTGCACGGACGGTTTCGCCTGCAGCCGCAAAAGTGATTGCCGAGATCGGATACGACATTGCTGCCGAAAAAGAGAATATCGAGGCCCTCTTGTCCCGGTGTGAAGCATATCTTCAAGTGAAAGGAAGCAAAGAAGTAACAGCCTTCATTACGGCGTCGAAGCAGGTGATACTGGAAAAGTGCTCCGAGTTTATCGATCCGGCGGATGCGAATCAACTGGCAGCCCACCGCACCTTTCTTCACAGACTTTCTCGCAGGCGCGTCCGTGATTCTCGATTGAAGCTCTTCACGACCAACTACGACCTGTGTTTTGAAACTGCCGCGGGACGGCAAGGTTTGGTAGTTCTTGATGGCTTCTCGTTCACCCAGCCGCGACAGTTTGATCCTCGATTCTTCCTCTATGACATCGTCCGTAGGCCGACGACGGGCGATGACGCAGGGACGCCGCTGGAAGGTGTCTTCCACATCTATAAGCTTCATGGCTCAGTCAACTGGTCACGGAAGACTGAGAATGAAATCGAGGTAGAGCCAAAACCGACACCAGATTTGGCGTGTCTGATTTACCCCGCAAAGGGGAAGTATCAACAATCCTATGTTCAGCCCCACCTCGAATTAGTGTCGCAGTATTTCTCCGCCCTTCGCGAACCAAACACGTGCCTCATTGTGACGGGCTTTGGCTTCAACGATGACCACTTGTCCGAGCCTATTCTCGCTGCTGTGCGGACGAACCCACATCTGCGTTTGATTGTCGTCAATCCATTCGCCGACGACCTCACCGCTCGACCAAAAGAGAAGAACAAGTACTGGGAAACGCTGTTCAGCTTGGCCAAGCAGGGAGAGGACGTCTGGCTGGTTAACGCCAACTTCGGCGATTTCGCAGAAATGATTCCGGATCTGAAGTCTCTTACGCCTGCTCAACGACTGACTCGGGATATTAAACTTTTGGCTGACTCCAAATGA
- a CDS encoding RNA polymerase sigma factor, which produces MQSFHALYQRYAKDVYRFALALSGNRALAEDLTSETFLRAMSTTTEIRADTVKAYLFTITRHLHFQQRKKGALMTPFDENEHSHNPVVDHDLSQQQQTEQLLQAIQQLPEHERVVLLLHAYDDMPYEEIATTLSISVAAAKVRVHRARFRLSELMKEKSA; this is translated from the coding sequence ATGCAAAGCTTTCATGCGCTCTACCAGCGCTATGCCAAGGATGTGTATCGCTTTGCCCTGGCGCTGAGTGGCAACCGCGCACTGGCCGAGGATTTAACCTCAGAGACGTTTCTGCGGGCCATGTCCACGACCACCGAAATACGGGCTGACACGGTCAAGGCCTACTTGTTCACCATCACCCGGCACCTGCATTTTCAGCAGCGCAAGAAAGGCGCCCTGATGACGCCGTTTGATGAGAACGAGCACAGCCATAACCCGGTGGTTGATCACGACTTATCGCAGCAGCAACAAACCGAGCAACTGCTCCAGGCCATCCAGCAGTTGCCCGAACACGAGCGAGTGGTGCTGTTGCTACACGCTTACGACGACATGCCGTACGAAGAAATTGCCACCACGCTGAGCATCAGCGTGGCCGCCGCCAAAGTGCGCGTGCACCGCGCCCGCTTCCGGCTCAGTGAATTGATGAAGGAGAAATCAGCATGA
- a CDS encoding NADP-dependent oxidoreductase, whose product MKALTFKRYGKSPDIGFTDVPRPEPKADELLVQIHAVGLNPIDNMIPTGLFKPVLHFQLPATLGSDLAGVVTAVGSQVTRFKPGDAIYASIFDLGTGSLAEFAVVPERAAAMKPTNLDFVQAASIPMVGLTAWQALKERLNLRAGQKIFIPAGSGGIGTFAIQLAKQLGATVGTTTSTGNMPLVSRLGADEIVDYTKQEFDTVLSGYDAVLGTIRGDAIEKAIGILKPGSKIVSLVGPLDAAFARAKRLNFVLTFVFGLMSRKIMRLAKQRNVSYQFHFVRPDGAQLNEIGKLLEAQRIQPVIDTVFPFAQAKEALDYLAKGRAKGKVVVKM is encoded by the coding sequence ATGAAAGCCCTCACCTTCAAACGCTACGGCAAGTCGCCCGATATCGGCTTCACGGACGTTCCCCGGCCAGAGCCGAAAGCCGACGAACTGCTGGTGCAAATCCACGCCGTGGGACTGAACCCCATCGACAACATGATCCCGACCGGATTGTTCAAACCGGTGCTGCATTTTCAGCTTCCGGCGACACTTGGCAGTGATCTGGCCGGTGTCGTGACAGCGGTCGGCAGCCAGGTAACGCGCTTCAAGCCGGGCGATGCGATCTACGCCAGCATTTTCGATCTGGGTACGGGTTCACTGGCAGAATTTGCGGTAGTGCCGGAGCGCGCTGCCGCCATGAAGCCGACCAATCTGGACTTTGTCCAAGCCGCTTCAATCCCGATGGTCGGGCTCACCGCCTGGCAGGCCTTGAAAGAACGCCTCAATCTTCGCGCTGGTCAGAAGATCTTCATTCCGGCCGGATCCGGCGGCATTGGCACGTTTGCGATCCAGCTGGCGAAGCAGCTTGGCGCCACCGTCGGAACGACTACCAGCACGGGCAATATGCCATTGGTCAGCCGTCTTGGCGCCGACGAGATTGTTGATTACACCAAGCAGGAATTCGACACAGTGCTGAGCGGCTACGATGCCGTTCTCGGCACCATCAGAGGCGACGCAATTGAAAAAGCCATCGGCATTCTCAAACCGGGAAGCAAGATCGTATCCCTTGTCGGCCCGCTCGACGCCGCGTTCGCTCGTGCCAAGCGATTGAACTTTGTTCTCACCTTCGTGTTTGGCTTGATGAGCCGAAAAATCATGCGGCTTGCCAAGCAACGTAACGTCTCCTATCAATTTCACTTCGTCCGCCCCGATGGCGCGCAACTGAATGAAATCGGCAAGCTCCTTGAGGCCCAGCGCATCCAGCCAGTCATCGACACCGTGTTTCCTTTCGCACAGGCAAAAGAAGCGCTGGATTACCTTGCGAAGGGCCGCGCCAAGGGCAAGGTCGTCGTCAAAATGTAA
- a CDS encoding alpha/beta fold hydrolase → MSTTNTGTATAKAPFAGLEATASGRANTAKAASQRQPRTVKWANAPTRTIDVGGALFVYRELGPDTGVPVVFLHHLMAVLDDWDPRVIDGIAAQRRVIAFDNRGVGASEGSVPRSIEAMGQDAIAFIRALGHKQVDLLGFSLGGAVAQMVALQAPELVRRIVLAGTGPRGGGGVDKINKIAALAYLKAAFTLSDPRNFLFFPRTPEGKRAAKDYFSRLKERRTNRDKGISMQARFAQLAAIKAAGQSEPDDLSQITQPVLIANGDNDLMVASSLSADMARRLPNATLTLYPDSGHGGVFQYHHIFVPAVLNFLAD, encoded by the coding sequence ATGAGCACGACCAATACCGGCACCGCCACAGCAAAAGCCCCCTTCGCAGGCCTCGAGGCTACGGCTTCCGGCCGGGCAAACACCGCCAAGGCGGCCTCGCAAAGACAGCCGCGCACCGTGAAATGGGCGAATGCCCCCACCCGCACCATCGATGTCGGTGGGGCGCTTTTTGTGTATCGGGAACTCGGGCCTGACACGGGTGTGCCGGTTGTTTTTCTGCACCATCTGATGGCGGTGCTGGACGACTGGGACCCGCGCGTCATCGACGGCATTGCCGCGCAGCGCCGGGTGATCGCCTTCGACAACCGTGGCGTGGGCGCTTCCGAAGGCTCGGTGCCGCGCAGCATTGAAGCAATGGGCCAAGATGCCATTGCCTTCATTCGTGCACTCGGACACAAGCAGGTTGATCTGCTCGGCTTCTCGCTCGGCGGAGCGGTCGCACAAATGGTTGCCCTGCAAGCGCCTGAACTCGTACGTCGCATCGTGCTCGCAGGAACCGGACCCCGCGGCGGTGGCGGCGTCGACAAGATCAACAAAATTGCCGCGCTCGCTTATCTCAAAGCGGCGTTCACGCTGAGCGACCCAAGAAATTTCCTGTTCTTTCCACGCACGCCAGAAGGCAAACGCGCCGCGAAAGATTACTTCTCCCGACTGAAAGAACGCCGCACCAACCGCGACAAAGGCATTTCCATGCAGGCGCGATTCGCCCAATTGGCAGCGATCAAAGCAGCGGGACAGAGTGAGCCCGACGATCTGTCGCAGATTACCCAACCGGTTCTGATCGCCAATGGCGACAACGATCTCATGGTCGCCAGCAGTCTCTCGGCCGACATGGCTCGCCGACTGCCGAATGCCACGTTGACGCTATATCCCGATTCCGGACACGGTGGCGTTTTTCAGTACCACCACATCTTTGTTCCGGCCGTGCTGAACTTCCTCGCCGACTGA
- a CDS encoding winged helix-turn-helix transcriptional regulator, which produces MDENNSTNDPCPIARSVAFAGDAWCLLLLRDAHAGLTRFDQFRKSLGIAPTMLTRRLAMLTEEGLLEKRRYSEHPPREEYLLTAAGRDFLPVLFMIGAWGRQYRGGGKLIRFLDAETGTEIKAVAIDEVTGAKIGTRPIRTVTPDES; this is translated from the coding sequence ATGGACGAAAATAACAGTACCAACGACCCGTGCCCCATCGCCCGAAGCGTGGCCTTTGCCGGCGATGCCTGGTGCCTGCTGCTGCTGCGGGATGCCCATGCCGGCCTGACCCGTTTCGACCAGTTCCGGAAAAGCCTGGGTATTGCACCGACCATGCTGACCCGGCGGCTGGCGATGCTGACCGAGGAGGGCTTGCTGGAGAAGCGGCGCTACTCGGAGCACCCGCCGCGTGAGGAATATCTGCTGACCGCTGCCGGCCGCGATTTTCTGCCGGTGCTGTTCATGATTGGCGCGTGGGGGCGGCAATACCGGGGCGGCGGCAAGCTGATTCGTTTCCTCGACGCTGAAACCGGAACCGAGATCAAGGCCGTTGCGATTGACGAAGTCACCGGCGCGAAGATTGGCACGCGACCGATTCGCACGGTCACGCCAGACGAAAGCTGA
- a CDS encoding SRPBCC family protein, with translation MNTPITHTPDPKLDLLLERIVDVRPELVWRAWTTPEHITKWFTPKPWETPECEIDLRPGGRFYTVMRSPEGERFPGESCFLEIVENRKLVWTNAMEPGYRPKMSAATEHCGDFLFTAVITMEPAGTGTKYSALVIHRDEAGRKQHEEMGFHDGWGTALDQLVAHMKSV, from the coding sequence ATGAACACGCCGATTACCCACACGCCCGATCCAAAACTGGATCTGCTACTTGAACGCATTGTCGATGTGCGACCGGAACTGGTCTGGCGCGCCTGGACCACGCCGGAACACATCACAAAATGGTTCACGCCCAAGCCGTGGGAAACTCCCGAGTGTGAAATTGATCTGCGCCCCGGCGGCCGGTTTTACACCGTCATGCGCTCACCCGAAGGCGAACGCTTCCCCGGGGAAAGCTGCTTTCTGGAAATTGTCGAAAACCGCAAACTGGTCTGGACCAACGCCATGGAGCCCGGCTACCGGCCAAAAATGTCAGCCGCCACCGAGCACTGCGGTGACTTTCTTTTTACCGCTGTCATCACCATGGAACCAGCCGGTACCGGCACGAAATACAGCGCGCTGGTTATTCACCGCGACGAAGCCGGGCGCAAACAGCATGAAGAGATGGGTTTTCACGATGGCTGGGGCACGGCGCTGGATCAGCTCGTTGCGCACATGAAAAGCGTGTGA
- a CDS encoding substrate-binding periplasmic protein produces the protein MRTLTQIGFACLSVIAAIAAISVASIVAHADTEAGSRAENAQKPVALVADDWCPQHCEFNPSHKGYIVEIVEQALTEEGVAFTITYAPWTRGLRMTEAGDFDGLLTPTVNGYEQFQFHQEPVGYQQYCFYVNADSPWRYTAPKDLLGKRLAHLKESGFGELETYLKANKDAIAIDEFPGNKDFTYSIFKFLAAGRADTIIMTSDVYDFGIRLGKIASTFKSAGCLSKQKLAVGLSKGNPERAKWLGQKLDSGIRKLRHSGKLKAILAEYGISP, from the coding sequence ATGCGCACGCTGACCCAAATTGGCTTTGCTTGTTTGAGCGTGATCGCTGCCATCGCGGCGATCAGTGTTGCAAGCATTGTTGCGCACGCCGACACGGAAGCCGGTTCACGCGCAGAGAACGCCCAGAAACCGGTTGCGCTGGTTGCCGATGACTGGTGCCCGCAGCACTGTGAGTTCAATCCAAGCCACAAGGGTTACATCGTCGAGATTGTTGAGCAGGCGCTGACCGAAGAAGGCGTGGCTTTTACCATCACCTACGCACCATGGACGCGCGGCTTGCGCATGACTGAAGCCGGCGACTTTGATGGACTGCTGACGCCAACCGTCAATGGCTACGAACAATTCCAGTTTCATCAGGAGCCTGTTGGCTATCAGCAATATTGTTTTTACGTCAACGCCGACTCTCCGTGGCGCTACACCGCGCCCAAGGATCTGCTCGGCAAGCGACTCGCGCATTTGAAGGAGTCAGGCTTTGGCGAGCTGGAGACTTATCTCAAGGCCAATAAGGACGCCATCGCCATTGATGAGTTTCCCGGCAACAAGGATTTCACGTACAGCATTTTCAAATTTCTGGCCGCCGGTCGCGCCGACACCATCATCATGACTTCTGATGTGTATGACTTTGGCATTCGCCTCGGCAAAATCGCCAGCACCTTCAAAAGCGCGGGTTGTTTGAGCAAGCAAAAGCTGGCAGTCGGTCTTTCAAAAGGCAATCCTGAGCGGGCAAAATGGCTCGGCCAAAAGCTGGACAGCGGCATTCGCAAACTGCGCCACTCCGGCAAGCTCAAAGCCATATTGGCCGAATACGGCATTTCGCCGTAA
- a CDS encoding TetR/AcrR family transcriptional regulator, which yields MSDRKREAIIEAAVEEFRLNGFEATSMDRIASAAEVSKRTVYNHFPSKDVLFAEILTQLYHRIHAQLTVPYRADRPLRDQLEELLWQKMRLLNDSNFIDLARVAISEAIHSPERAREMVGRMSEREEGLTVWIRAAVADGKLNIADPFFAANQLQGLIKGFAFWPQISLSQPTLTPAMQKQVIDAAVEMFLRCYS from the coding sequence ATGAGTGACCGCAAGCGCGAAGCCATCATCGAAGCTGCGGTAGAGGAGTTCCGCCTCAATGGCTTCGAGGCCACAAGCATGGACCGCATCGCCAGCGCGGCCGAGGTTTCCAAGCGCACCGTCTACAACCACTTTCCCAGCAAGGACGTGTTGTTCGCCGAAATCCTGACCCAGCTCTATCACCGCATTCATGCCCAGCTTACCGTTCCGTACCGCGCCGACCGACCGCTGCGCGATCAGCTCGAAGAGTTGCTCTGGCAAAAAATGCGCTTGCTGAACGACAGCAATTTCATCGATCTGGCCCGGGTCGCCATTTCCGAAGCCATTCACTCACCGGAGCGCGCCCGCGAGATGGTTGGTCGCATGAGCGAACGCGAAGAAGGCCTGACGGTCTGGATTCGCGCCGCCGTCGCCGACGGCAAACTGAACATCGCCGATCCATTCTTTGCCGCCAACCAGCTGCAGGGACTCATCAAGGGCTTTGCGTTCTGGCCGCAAATTTCGCTCAGCCAGCCAACGCTGACGCCGGCCATGCAAAAGCAGGTCATTGATGCCGCCGTGGAAATGTTTTTGCGCTGCTATAGTTGA
- a CDS encoding MBL fold metallo-hydrolase, producing MTFSLCPPADRQLPYSDSPQHRHGKFHNDRRIRSLSVGQTLAVAWNMFFNKPADTVPPGSIPVDTLTRAQLDAAPDRSLFRLGHSTVLLKLRGTFWLTDPVFAERASPLQWLGPKRFHAPPISLAELPPIQAVILSHNHYDHLDKAAVLALADKTEFFLTPLGVGDTLIEWGIAPGKVRQFNWWQGTELAGVRLTATPAQHFSGRGLADSNKTLWASWVIRDDELRVFFSGDSGYFDGFKAIGDKYGPFDLTLMETGAYNAQWPDVHMQPEETLQAHLDLRGRWLLPIHNGTFDLSMHSWHEPFERITALAAHHHVALTTPRMGEHLSIAQPQPTTRWWRALAALPAHPAEHQLLVTRD from the coding sequence ATGACCTTCTCGCTTTGCCCGCCGGCTGATCGCCAGCTGCCGTATTCCGATTCGCCGCAACACCGCCACGGCAAATTTCACAACGACCGTCGCATCCGGTCGTTGAGTGTTGGCCAAACCTTGGCGGTGGCCTGGAACATGTTCTTCAACAAGCCCGCTGACACCGTGCCGCCGGGTTCGATACCGGTTGATACGCTGACCCGCGCGCAACTGGACGCAGCGCCAGATCGCAGCCTGTTCCGGCTCGGTCATTCGACGGTGCTGCTGAAATTGCGTGGCACGTTCTGGCTGACCGATCCGGTGTTTGCAGAGCGTGCCTCACCGCTGCAATGGTTGGGGCCCAAACGTTTTCACGCACCGCCGATTTCGCTCGCCGAACTGCCGCCGATTCAGGCCGTGATCCTGTCGCACAATCATTACGATCACCTGGACAAAGCGGCCGTGCTAGCTCTGGCTGACAAGACCGAGTTTTTTCTGACGCCGCTCGGTGTCGGCGACACGTTGATCGAATGGGGCATTGCGCCCGGCAAGGTGCGCCAATTCAATTGGTGGCAAGGCACCGAGCTGGCCGGCGTGCGCCTGACCGCCACACCCGCGCAGCATTTTTCCGGTCGCGGTCTGGCTGACAGCAACAAGACGCTGTGGGCGTCGTGGGTGATCCGCGATGACGAGCTCCGGGTGTTTTTCAGCGGCGACTCCGGCTACTTCGATGGCTTCAAAGCCATCGGCGACAAGTACGGTCCGTTTGATCTCACGCTGATGGAAACCGGCGCCTACAACGCGCAATGGCCAGACGTGCACATGCAACCGGAAGAGACGCTGCAAGCGCATTTGGATCTGCGTGGCCGCTGGTTGCTGCCGATCCACAATGGCACCTTCGATTTGTCGATGCACAGTTGGCATGAGCCATTTGAACGCATTACCGCACTGGCCGCGCACCACCATGTCGCGCTGACCACGCCGCGCATGGGCGAGCATCTGAGTATCGCGCAGCCGCAACCGACGACCCGCTGGTGGCGAGCGCTGGCCGCGTTGCCCGCGCATCCGGCTGAGCATCAGTTGCTGGTCACGCGGGATTGA
- a CDS encoding S9 family peptidase, translating to MLMSPWQAPGLSKDYCHFCSFAARTAALLMLLSQPVFATDVRASDNKSAHASATVSASTNGSDLLDDSRQLAAAAAEYQAMRPTPPLPREQWLRRSPISAVQLSPDGRYLCFRKRQAQQTDLLLQEREIGKPIRVLADIQQLDVVWAGDSKRLWLADTEGLAVFDVATGQARRILKWADKRRQQLWLVDHHAPDYAVISEKVAQNDRWVFRYLRVDSRGQTTLLLETAKPLRNALLNADGTLAFSSGYEDEQYDTVIRRYTGVTSQDLLHCVGIEQCRLVGYNPTKQTLWLLSHHNENTLAMQRWQAADGGWQTVHRGPGQRADATSVLWQANTDDWLGIAYHPDHQRWYGKTARLSAQLAALQQQVPEASLQLTSAADGQHWLVQARHASWALDRYFIYTPDQNQLQPLFRAELANTTAIDPAIASAAIPVSYRGNDGMLLHGYVYLPHGVALKNAPLIALLHGGPYNRDRDDFQPITQLLVNRGYIVFSPNFRASIGYGMNYVLSSQGDFGNGKVLADILTGMDFLLAQGIGDAAKQAVAGHSFGGYASLLAAHHAPARFQFAVAAAAPVDFSWGMQWIAANGGSALPEDGPPAEIFFRHYGVPLQDPSWQQRMRQESPLATIAQLKTPLYLWAGGVDDRVPLKGLYRYASEVKRHGSAVQLLVDPDSGHNPQTELGFEVIVYLLEAAAAEHFAGVLTPPSAALQDFLNKNTKLNTMDKRR from the coding sequence ATGCTAATGTCGCCGTGGCAGGCCCCCGGTCTGTCCAAAGATTATTGTCACTTCTGTTCGTTTGCCGCCAGAACCGCCGCGTTGCTGATGCTGCTCAGTCAGCCGGTATTTGCGACAGACGTTCGCGCGAGCGATAACAAGAGCGCTCACGCGAGCGCCACGGTTAGTGCAAGCACCAACGGCTCGGACTTGCTGGACGACAGCCGCCAGCTCGCTGCTGCGGCAGCGGAATACCAAGCCATGCGCCCGACGCCACCGCTGCCGCGCGAGCAATGGCTGCGCCGCTCACCGATCAGCGCCGTACAACTGTCACCCGACGGCCGCTATCTCTGTTTTCGCAAACGCCAGGCGCAGCAAACCGATCTGCTGCTGCAAGAGCGGGAAATTGGCAAGCCGATCCGCGTGCTCGCCGACATTCAGCAATTGGACGTGGTCTGGGCCGGCGACAGCAAACGCTTGTGGTTGGCGGACACCGAAGGCTTGGCCGTGTTCGATGTCGCGACCGGGCAAGCGCGTCGCATTCTGAAGTGGGCGGACAAACGCCGGCAGCAGCTGTGGCTGGTCGACCATCACGCGCCTGACTACGCTGTGATCAGTGAAAAAGTGGCGCAGAACGATCGCTGGGTGTTTCGCTATCTGCGGGTCGACAGTCGCGGCCAGACGACATTGTTGCTGGAAACGGCCAAGCCATTGCGCAACGCGCTGCTGAACGCCGACGGCACGCTGGCGTTCAGCAGTGGCTACGAAGATGAGCAATACGATACGGTTATCCGGCGCTACACCGGCGTCACCTCGCAGGATTTGCTGCACTGTGTCGGCATCGAGCAATGCCGGTTGGTCGGCTACAACCCAACAAAACAAACGCTATGGTTGCTCTCGCATCACAACGAAAACACCTTGGCAATGCAACGCTGGCAAGCCGCTGATGGCGGTTGGCAAACCGTGCACCGGGGGCCGGGGCAGCGCGCCGATGCTACGTCCGTATTGTGGCAAGCCAATACCGATGACTGGCTCGGCATCGCCTACCACCCTGATCATCAGCGCTGGTACGGCAAGACAGCTCGGCTCAGCGCCCAGCTCGCAGCGTTGCAACAGCAAGTGCCGGAGGCGTCATTGCAATTGACCAGTGCCGCTGACGGTCAGCATTGGTTGGTGCAAGCCCGTCATGCCAGCTGGGCACTGGACCGCTACTTTATCTACACGCCAGATCAGAACCAGTTGCAGCCGCTGTTTCGCGCCGAATTGGCGAACACGACGGCAATCGACCCCGCGATTGCCAGCGCCGCCATTCCGGTCAGTTATCGCGGCAACGATGGCATGTTGCTGCACGGCTACGTGTATTTGCCACATGGGGTCGCGCTCAAGAACGCGCCGCTGATCGCGCTGCTGCACGGCGGCCCGTACAACCGTGATCGCGATGACTTTCAGCCGATCACCCAGCTGCTGGTAAATCGCGGCTACATCGTGTTCAGCCCGAACTTTCGCGCGTCGATTGGCTATGGCATGAACTACGTACTGAGTTCGCAGGGGGACTTCGGCAACGGCAAGGTGCTGGCTGACATCTTGACCGGTATGGATTTTCTATTGGCGCAAGGGATTGGCGATGCCGCGAAGCAGGCGGTTGCCGGGCATTCGTTTGGCGGCTATGCCAGCTTGTTGGCGGCGCATCATGCGCCTGCGCGGTTTCAGTTTGCGGTGGCAGCAGCGGCGCCGGTCGACTTCAGCTGGGGCATGCAGTGGATTGCTGCCAACGGCGGCTCGGCGTTACCGGAAGATGGCCCGCCGGCGGAGATCTTTTTTCGTCACTATGGCGTGCCGCTGCAGGATCCAAGTTGGCAACAACGGATGCGGCAAGAGTCACCACTGGCCACCATCGCGCAGCTGAAAACGCCGCTCTATCTTTGGGCGGGTGGCGTGGATGATCGGGTACCGCTGAAAGGCCTGTATCGCTACGCCAGTGAGGTCAAACGGCATGGCTCGGCCGTCCAGCTATTGGTCGACCCGGACTCCGGCCACAATCCACAGACCGAACTCGGATTCGAAGTGATTGTGTATCTGCTGGAAGCGGCAGCGGCGGAACATTTTGCTGGCGTGCTGACGCCGCCGTCGGCAGCTTTGCAGGATTTTTTAAACAAGAACACGAAATTGAACACGATGGACAAACGCCGTTAA
- a CDS encoding ABC transporter ATP-binding protein codes for MSVPQLQIIESHASQPQPATADYVIETDALTLSYGRKRALNQLSLRIPRGRIHAIVGANGAGKSSLFRILLGFQSPTSGTARILGRDCNALTHHDRGRIGFVNEEHSLPAWLRVAEVVAMQRRLYPRWDEARYQSIVGHFHVLPEQRIRELSRGERAGVNLAMALAQCPELLILDEPTLGLDVVAKRAFLEAVLFSVDSSDCTIIYCSHQMEEIERLADNLIILERGELKHMSAPDAFCERVSLWVAEYPFVAPGAESLPGVLQVQRIDGLFHFLVLDQGDDFAALLDGHGARRHYRGSVSLDRAVNAFLARNHATPK; via the coding sequence ATGTCTGTTCCGCAACTGCAGATCATCGAAAGCCATGCGTCGCAGCCACAGCCGGCGACGGCAGATTACGTCATCGAAACCGATGCGCTGACGCTCAGCTATGGCCGCAAGCGCGCGTTGAACCAGCTCAGTCTGCGCATTCCACGCGGCCGCATTCACGCCATTGTCGGCGCCAACGGTGCTGGCAAGTCGTCGCTGTTCCGCATTCTGCTCGGCTTTCAATCGCCGACCTCCGGCACCGCGCGCATTCTTGGTCGCGACTGCAATGCGCTGACCCATCATGATCGCGGCCGTATCGGCTTCGTCAACGAAGAGCACAGCCTGCCAGCCTGGCTGCGCGTCGCTGAAGTCGTGGCGATGCAGCGCCGGTTGTATCCACGGTGGGACGAGGCGCGTTACCAAAGCATCGTCGGCCATTTTCATGTCCTGCCGGAGCAGCGTATTCGCGAGCTCTCGCGCGGTGAACGCGCCGGCGTCAATCTGGCGATGGCGCTGGCGCAATGCCCGGAGTTGCTGATACTCGACGAGCCGACGCTGGGGCTTGATGTGGTGGCCAAACGGGCGTTTCTGGAAGCGGTGCTGTTCTCGGTCGACAGCAGCGATTGCACCATCATTTACTGCTCGCACCAGATGGAAGAGATCGAACGCCTCGCCGACAACCTGATCATTCTGGAGCGCGGCGAGTTGAAGCATATGTCGGCACCCGATGCATTCTGCGAGCGGGTGTCGCTGTGGGTGGCCGAGTACCCGTTTGTTGCGCCCGGCGCCGAGAGCTTGCCCGGGGTATTGCAAGTGCAGCGCATCGATGGCCTGTTTCATTTTCTGGTGCTGGATCAGGGCGATGATTTTGCCGCGCTGCTCGATGGCCACGGCGCCCGCCGCCATTACCGCGGCAGTGTCAGCCTGGATCGCGCCGTAAACGCCTTTTTGGCGCGCAATCATGCGACGCCGAAGTGA